AGGCCCATAGTGGAACAGTGCCATAAATGTACATGAGTCTAAGAATCCCATCTAGGGGAATGGAGGGACTGCAGGAGCCATACAGACAGCTCATTGGACAAAAAGAAGGTGGGGATTAGGAGAAGGATGTGGTATAATACAGACTTTTAAATAGAACAACATCACAGATGGGGCATGGATACCTATCAAAAATTATATGATTAGAAGAATTGTTACAACTGCCctgtataaatgaaaaatatttttattagtgaAAGGAAGTCATAAGTAACATACAGTGGAATCAACTTGGTCTCTGTTCCAATTTTGTTACtgttagtaataataaataataataatttgcacttatAATGCTTGTTACCcaaagatctcaaaatacttcTCAACAAATTAATCAATCTAAATAACAGATAAATATTATTAAATCACTAAGAAACATTGTACACAAGTAATGTTTGCCAAATATAAAAGAACAATCTGTAGGAAGAGACATTTTGTTTCCTAGGACAGTTTTACAAACAATGGACATTAAAGCAAATACACTACAAAAATATAGCCGCCAGTTTTCTTTTGAAGGAGAAGGTCGGCAGGGGACTGTTTGTCATTTGTTTATATTGCATGTGAGTTGGTTTGTGTGTCTAACAGCAAGTTGtagtcactttttaaatattctgaAAGGCAGTGTGTAAACACTGGTTAACAAATGAAATGCATGGAATAAATCCTGAAGGTTATAACTTCACTATGGAATCTCTTTTCATGGTAGATCAATCTGTTTGCCAAACAGCTTTAACTGTGTCTTAGGGCAGAGCTGGGACATAAAAATTTCTGTCATTATAAATACTTGCTTTCAAAATGATATTGTACTATATATACTTTGCAGTTTACAAGTCCATAATTTGCAACTGTAATGACCTAGTGTGGTAACAATTGAACAAAATTGAATTTTGATGTGATGGCACTTTGATACTACCAGGCCAAGTCACCTGATGAAGAGGAGGCATTTGGATATGGTTGGACCAGGTTGCCTCTTGAATGGTGGTGCTTTAGAATGACTAAGTGAGGTTGTCTCATAGCACGATAGCATTTGGACAAAATCAGCCAAGGTTGCCTCAGTACTCTCAGTCCCAAGCATTCAACAAGCATGAGTTAGGCCCTCAAAAGTCataaaattggttttaaaattaatgagatttaataaataaatgtaggGTCCTTTTATCAGCCTTCTGTATTTTGACCTTTGGGGTACACTTAAACATTGCTTTGCAAACCTGGGGgttataaacttgttttttgtttttgtgacagctgagattttcaaacattCACATTATTCTAGGAACTAGGGCTTTAAAAACACAGCCAAATAGCATGAGACTTGCAGTAAAACTTTGAGAGTAAGCGACACTATATGCCTCCAGTCATGAAAGTGGTAGGACATGGCTGAGTGGTGCCACCTTGTAACATACTGCTATTTGGACATAGCCTGGCCAAGATGCTTCATAgctaggcttggaagaattagatctTTGTtgataaatgttggtaaacattgaTTGTGCCATATGCACAcaaaccaatggaaaaaaaattccaaggtaATAACAGAAATGTACAGATagataaagtaagaaaaatgcagcttgagaATTTATAAGAGTCAAAATTAAGTGATTTAGACTTTCAGATTAGGCTTGTTACCAATGAACTcacaaataaatagtaaaaataggtatgatttgttgatttaacgatatttactttgtatagtttgatgtgtttgttttaatggtctataaagctttaacttttgaatctcagtgtctactatcattaaataaCTGTCTGATCCCTCCCATAATTTTCCAtaactgtgaaaatataaatagataaaaatagaaaactatgCTTAAAACACCCATGATTTTGCAcaaatatgaaaatttaaatagataaaatttttaaaaagcttaaaaataaatcagtattatcctttttaaattattttttaaaatgtattctgccaagcctactcaTAATACAGTATTGCTTAGATGTAGCCAGGCGAGCTTGCTGTGTTGCCCACATTCGTCATTTCAGCCTGACTCTCTCATTatttgattgggtttttttttcctaaagtcccAGCTCCCAGAGCTATATAATTAGGTGAGAAACGCAGCTTTCATTAAAAGATAAAATAAGCTTCAACTGAGATGTTGTTTCTACCTTGACATTCAGATGGGCAAGCGGGAAATCCACCAAAGTTATAGACAGATGTCTAAATACCTTCAAAAGCAAATACCTgaggaaaatttaaatttaaaaccaaacagtGTGAGTTCAACAATTTAACTCTAAAGTTTTCTGGAAGAGAAGCCGGAAACATCAGGACCCTACAAGCTGATGCTCTGGCTTCATTCATCTGTTGGGTAGCTGGAGAAACATGTAAAAGGTGCCAGCGGAAAGAATCCCTCTGTCAAATGGTATCTAGATTGGGGAAAGCTTATGGGACTTAAAAACACGCACAAAGAGGAGCCAGGAGACTTATTTGGTGGTGCTGGAAAGATTCGGATTCTAGCCCTCCAGGGCCCGTGATGGCTTGTGGGCCATTTGACCCAGGGCACAGCCCGAGCAGAAAAGCGCCCAGAAGCCAGGGCCTCCGGGCGGGAGGGAAGCAAGGTGCCACTGGTGACTTCATCAGGCCTCAGTCTGACAGTCCTACGGTGCTAGGAGCTGCCTCTGCTCCCTCCCGCCCACGGCAGGCGGCGCTTCGGACCGTTGAGGCCCCCGCTACCCGGCCTCCGAGGCTTCTTCAGAGGCCGGTAAACTCCAGCCTCGCCCTCCCTCTCAGTCAGCGTCTTGATTGGCCGACTGGCTGGTGGATCGGCCCCGAAGCAGCCAACCGGAGGCGAGTAGGGGCGGGACTCGCCCTTCCCTCGCTACATAAGGGCTGGGGTcggagggtgggaaggggccgGCGCCGCCGCCGCAGCAGCAGTGGGGGTGTCGCGCGGGTGTTTCCTTGTAACCGCTCTGGGGGTTTTAAGTAACGTTTGATAAGTCGTTCTCCGTGAGGTGCCCGCGGCCCCGAGCAGGACCCGGCGCCTGCCCCCGTCACACGGTAAGGGGTCGGCGGGGGGATGTCGTGTGCGGGCTTGGCTGGGGGCATCGATCGTTTGTGGgtttgggctgggggaggtgggaggatccGGTCTTGGGCAGGGCGCTTGGGGGGAccaggggctgcaggctgggcgGTCGGTTCTCTTCCCCATGACCCAGCCGGTCTGTGGTGGTGCGGCTTGGGGCTGCGGTTGCTGCGAGGGGGAGGACTTGAAGCCCCCGCCCGCACGAAGAGCGTGTCTCGGGGTCTAGAGTCCCCTTTCTCCCCGGCGGGGCGGACAAGCCCAGGCATgtccccggggagggggaggtgccgAGTGACTGGAGGGGCTCGGGCAGCTGACGCGTGTGCCGTGTGTCTGTGCTCTTCAGTCGGCGCTCCGGCTCAGCTGTCTGCAAAGTGCTGCCCCTTCTCGCTCTCTCCGGAATGCTTCTGAACTCGAGTTTGGGTTCCTGGCATACATAAAATGCCAGCCCAGGTTCCTGTATAACGTGGGCGTCTCAGGGAGTGAACTCAAGGGGAAGGCTGCTTGCTGGCCATGGCACAAGGCCACCCAAAtccataaataataaaaatcaaaagtcCAGAAATATAACAGCAGACAATGTCTGACTAGAACAATGGAGGGAGAGAGTCTTTATAAAGCTAAGTAGAGCTAGCTAATGTTGGGATGTAATTCTGGCCTCCTGGGGAATGTTGAAGAGCTTTTGTGTACTTGAAAGAGCATCTTGGCCACTGATTGAGGTTGGGGCAAATCTGTAACTCCCCAGCATACCATAAAGACGTTTTGGGACTTTTGGTAGTAGCGTCTTGCATTCAGTATTTGTCTCTCATTACAGATGATTGAAATGCTTGTAACAACTGAAGCTCAGGAATTGCTATACCAGCTCAATGCTCTGTTGGAACAAGAGTTAAGATATCAGCCAAAGGCTTCTGGCCTGAGACTAATTGAAACTGCTCATGACAATGGCCTCCGAATGACTGCAAGGTTGCGAGACTTTGAAGTAAAAGATCTCCTCAGCTTAACTCAATTCTTTGGCTTCAATACAGAAACATTTTCTTTAGCTGTGAATTTCTTAGACCGGTTTCTGTCAAAAATGAAGGTATGCTTTGGAAACATAAGCTCTAATGCACTAATTTTCTATGGCCTTGCCTTCacttaattaagaaaaaaaaatattagctaGGCTTTATAGCCTTTAACGTAACCACCtaaaaggaattggttaaaggggagactgcaacgggccctactgaaaggggaactgtcaggttggagggaggttaccagtggagttcatcagggatcggttttgggaccaatcttatttaatctttttattactgaccttggcacaaaaagtgggagtgtgctaataaagtttgcagatgatacaaagctgggaggtattgccaattcggagaaggatcgggatattatacaggaggatctggatgaccttgtaaactggagtaatagtaataggatgaaatttaatagtgagaagtgtaaggttatgcatttagggattaataacaagaattttagttataagttggggacgcatcaattagaagtaatggaagaggagaaggaccttggagtattggttgatcattggcagctcatagtcatcctatgtgatatggctatgaaaaaagctaatgcggttttgggatgcatcaggagaggcatttccagtagggataaggaggttttagtaccattatacaaggcactggtgagacgtcacctagaatactgtgtgcagttctggtctcccatgttcaaaaaggatgaattcaaactggagcaggtacagagaagggctactaggatgatccgaggaatggaaaacttgtcttatgaaaggagacttaaggagcttggcttgtttagcctaactaaaagaaggttgaggggagatatgattgctctctctaaatatatcagagggataaatataggagagggagaggaattatttaagctcagcaccaatgtggacacaagaacaaatgggtataaactggccaccaggaagtttagacttgaaatcagacgaaggtttttaaccatcagaggagtgaagttttggaataaccttccaagggaagcagtgggggcaaaagatctggctTTAAGagtctactcgataagtttatggaggagatggtatgatgggataatgggattttggtaagtaattgatctttaaatattcagggtaaataggccaaatcccctgagatgggatattagatggaggggatctgagttacccaggaaagaattttctgtagtatctggctggtgaatcttgcccatatgctcagggtttagctgattgccatatttggggtcgggaaggaattttcctccagggcagattggagaggctctggaggtttttcgccttcctctgtagcatggggcatggttgacttgagggaggcttctctgctccttgaagtctttgaaccatgatttaaggacttcaatagcttagacatgggtgaggtttttcataggagtgggtgggtgagattctgtggcctgcgctgtgcaggaggtcggactagatgatcagaatggtcccttctgatcttagtatctatgaacttgTGTGGAAAACTACATAGGCTTGTCTTCAAGAGCTTGTCTTCAATAAGATTTTAACTCTAGTTAAGAACACCTTTATTCCAAGTGAAGACACAgcctctgggcttgtctacaccagggttaggtcagtttaactatggtGTCttttggctggggcagggggaatttttcacaccccttagtAATATAGTTAAGCCTACTTAATTTTCGAGTGTAGATGAGGCCTATATCTCAATTTGTGCAGAAATATCAGTTTCACCTCTTTGGTTAGTCTTAAACAATAAACTACTCTTACTCCTTTGTACACGGGCTTTCTTATTCCTTTCAATATAAGATGTACATTCCTATaagctatattttattttactattctAGATCTGTAAGGTCCTTGTCCAAATGCCAGGTCCTCAACAGACTTCAGATGTAGGTCAGCACTGAGTGTTTCAATAGTTTTGGGGACTGAAGAGTACTCCTATAATTGCAGAGTGACCAGAGGATCTCATTATGCCATTGTGTATGCTATCAGCAATAAAAGTACTCAAAGATACTTGTATAATAATCAAAAGTAAGCGATTCAAAATGTTCCAATTCAGTCTTAAGGCAACTTAAGCATACCACAGTTGGAGACCATGCATATTCCAACCCCATCAGATTAAAAAAGGACTAAACACCCTCGCTTCTTGAGCACATGCCAGTTTCTTTCAGTGTTTTGAAAGAAATGTGCACTAAAGTTAGATTATTCATTACTTTTCCTCCAAAGAACTTCTTATATAAGGCAGAGTGAGAAGTAATTTTGGGCATCTGATATCATGGTGTATGGATGCGGATGGTCAAATTACAGTATGCAAAATGATTGCTACCTGCAGAGCTTGTCTTAAAAAGAGCCTGACATCTAATTTAGCTGAATACATGTTTTTTCTGACTTACTATAAAATGCTTTCATTACAATAAGAAACTTGATCTCTCTTTTAGGTGCAGCCTAAACACTTAGGCTGTGTTGGACTAAGCTGCTTCTACCTGGCTGTGAAAgcaacagaagaagaagaaagaaacatTCCCTTAGCCACTGACTTAATTCGAATAAGCCAGTATAGGTTCACTGTATCTGACATGATGAGAATGGAGAAAATTGTGTTAGAGAAGCTATACTGGAGAGTCAAAGCTACAACTGCCTTTCAGTTTCTACAACTCTATCACTTGCTCATCCATGAGAATTTACCTTGTGAAAGGTAAAACAACTATTTCACCATGACTTTGAAGCTTCACTGCCCACTGGAAAGGGCTGGTGGGGAAAATCGCTCAAGTAAACTAGTTTAATGTatacaattttaaatcaaaagtgaGAATGTAAACAGTTACAAACAGGTAAAAAGTGGCTGATATGAATTCCTGTGGATTGATATTGTGCTCTGATGAACAGAGCTTTTTCCTACTTCAGTGACAACGTTGTTTACAGCTAAAATAAAAATGACCCAGAGCACAGTTTTAGATCAGGGAAACAGCCTTGCTGAACAGATGCAGGTTAATACATTGCTGATCAAGCAGCAGTAGTGTCTGGCAGATAGTCTTTCAAAACGTCTTCTTTGAAAAGAGAACTGGTTTATGAATGTCCTTGGTTATTCCAAGATCAAAACTTGCTTGGTCAACAAATATTGTAAGCACATCAAATCTATAATACACCTTAGCTGGGTCAGAACAACCAGGGATATAAAGTCAAAACTGACAACATGGTTGACGACAAAGTTAAAGCAATCTTGCAAATGTATATAGAAAAATATCTAGgcataaaacaaagaaatagcaCATTAAGCTGCAACACTTAATTTTATAGTACAGAAACTGAGTCCTAGTGcagtctacactgggaacttaagTTGGCGTACTCTCAGGTGTGAAAACTCTACACCCTGAATGTAGCTATGCAAacctaacccctagtgtagaaAGTATTAGGTCAACAGCAGaaatggggaggtggattacctacgctgacaggagaacccctgtGACTGGCATAGATTACTGTATACACTGAATTGCAGCAGCGCTGCTgtagtggtttaagtgtagacatacctaacaCCTCTGACTTTAAAAGAAGCCCATCATTCTTCTGGAACTAATAGAGCCCTTAAACTGTGTACAAGAGAATGTCTGAGTAATCTTGTATTTAAACACTCAGCAAATTTCTAAGGCTGTTGCAGTCTTGATCTGATTTTAtatactgaaaaagaaaattgcatGCTCTCTACAACTAACTAAACTCTTAATGCCATTCTCTTACAGGAGAAAGCATCTTAATTTTGAGAGACTTGAAGCCCAGCTTAAGGCATGTCACTGCAGAGTCATGTTCTCTAAAGCAAAAGTAAGTGGTTTCTAATACCATAAGTGCACTGAGTTTACTGAAGCTTAACAGGCTCAGCTGTCAGTATTAACATTTACTTTCTGTTCCCCTTAGCCTTCTGTTTTGGCATTATCTATATTGGCACTAGAGATCGAAGAAAAGAAACTCCTAGAATTGAAGGAGGCAATAGAATGCCTTCAAATACATTCCAAGGTAGGTCGGGGGGGGAAATGACCCTAACAACAACTAAGTGTAGAGCCTCTGAACAAATTTAAGTTGTTGAACATAATTCTGCTTGTCTTGAAGCCTCCTCCAAAGAAAGGATTCTAGTTTGCTACTGTTAAAACTGGAATAATTCTTTACTTGAACTGATAAATTGGAGTTGACTTTTTTCTCCCCGATGGAGAGTTTTGAAAAACTTGCTTGTAACTCTTATGCAGCATTCATGTGACTGGCTCATAGGGGATGAAAGGGCACAACAGTTCCTCACAGTAACCATGATGTAAATAAACGGTGAAGGAAGACTGACAAATCAGGTTTCTGCTCAACTTGACTATTACTGTAATCCacaatttatatagtgtcatTCTGTGGAACTATTGTGAAACTTATTCATAAGGAACAAATAGTCCTTTCTGTTGGAGGTGCACAGTAAATTACAAAAGTAATGTGGAGTATTTTGTCTAAGCttgtgtaggttttttttttttttctttttctttttttaaagagcaatgtTTCAACTTAAACAGTTGCAGAGGCTGCAATAGCATAGGAAATGGAGGCTGGTTCTGGTTGACCCTTGATTGAGGATAAAAAAAACTTGTATGTGCTGGGGTACACTGATACTAGTCTCCAGGTCAGGGGTAGTGTAGGGGGGAGCAGCAAGGCTCCTTCAGTGGAAGTCAGAGGAACCTCTTAGAACTAAGGGCCTTCGGGACTCCATTGGTGCCCATGCTTGTCCCTGTCACACCTCCCCCAATTGGCATGTGGTACAAGGCCTTTCTTAATTTAGCACACCTTGTAGGTGGTGAGGGTGGATTACAACTGGGAAACGAGTGCCTAATTCTAGCTTCAACCTT
This genomic window from Dermochelys coriacea isolate rDerCor1 chromosome 8, rDerCor1.pri.v4, whole genome shotgun sequence contains:
- the CCNG1 gene encoding cyclin-G1, whose translation is MIEMLVTTEAQELLYQLNALLEQELRYQPKASGLRLIETAHDNGLRMTARLRDFEVKDLLSLTQFFGFNTETFSLAVNFLDRFLSKMKVQPKHLGCVGLSCFYLAVKATEEEERNIPLATDLIRISQYRFTVSDMMRMEKIVLEKLYWRVKATTAFQFLQLYHLLIHENLPCERRKHLNFERLEAQLKACHCRVMFSKAKPSVLALSILALEIEEKKLLELKEAIECLQIHSKTNSRDLTFWKELVLKCLAEYSSSKCSKPNVQKLKWIVSGRTARQLKHSYYRISHLPTIPETGS